AATCCGGCACCACACAACGTCCTGGTTTCACCACTGTCCTTCTGACAACCTTCACAACGGTTTTCCTTGCCGAACTTGGCGATAAAACCCAGTTGGCAACACTTCTGCTGTCCGCGCAATCTGGGCAACCCTGGCTTGTGTTCGGTGGTGCTGCACTGGCGTTGATCTGCTCCAGCCTGGTCGGCGTTCTAGTGGGACGTTGGCTGTCAACAGTGATGCAACCGGAACGGCTCGAGCAGATGGCCGGACTACTGATGTTGGGACTTGGGTTGTGGCTTGGTTCTCAGGCACTGCAGTCATTGATCTCCACCAGCCCTCTGTGACGAACCTCGCAGGATCGACTCGCTCTTGAACCTTTTTTTGTCATGAATCTCACCCTGCTTCTGTCCACGTTCGCCACTGTTTTTTTGGCGGAGCTGGGCGATAAAACGCAACTCGCCACTGTGGCAATTAGCGGTACATCCAACCGCCCTTTGGCTGTGTTTCTCGGCTCATCATCAGCACTCGTGCTGGCAAGCCTGATCGGTGCCATTGCGGGTGGATCATTAACAGGCGTCATACCCGCCGACTGGTTGCAGCTCATGGCGTCGCTTGGATTTCTAGCGATTGGACTAAAGCTGCTTTGGCCACTCCTCAGTGGAGCGGAAACAACCGCAGCCGCTGACGACTGAATCTCCATACGAGCGAGGGGCCCTTAAGATTGTGGAATCAAGGGATGACGCGGTCTTTCGCTGCACGCGCACCCGAGATGATTCCTCCCGGTCCTGAAGGCCGGTCCCCGTAAACCGTTCCGATGAAATTCACGGTCGCTGACCTGCTTGATCAGGTCCCTGATGAGGGTTCCCTGGAGATCGCCAAGCTCGAAAAAATCCTGCGGCTGACTAATCGTTCCGAAAAACAGTCTCTCGGACTTGCTGTTCAGGGATTAACCAAGCTTGGAATCCTGGATCTCACCAGCGATGGAACCCTTTGCAGGGGGTCAGCTGACGATCTGGTCGAAGCTCGTCTTCGCTGTAGCAGCAAGGGATTTTGTTTCGCGATTCGCGATGACGGTGGAGACGATATTTATATCCGTGATCATCAGCTCAATCACGCCTGGAATGGCGACAGGGTGCTTGTCCGACTGACTCGTGAAGGAGGCAGACGCCGTTCCCCAGAAGGAGGTGTGCAATGCATTCTTGAGCGGACCACCACAAGCTTGCTGGCAGCGGTGGAACAACAGGAAGAACGGGTGATTGCGGTTCCACTCGACGACCGATTACTGGCGTCGATTGAATTGTGTACAGAAGATGCCACCCATGCGGAAAAACCCGTAGGCATGGCTGTTGCTGAGGTTGTGCTTGATCGCTATCCGATCGCACAATTTCCAGCTCGAGGTCATGTTGCACGCTCTCTTCCCCTCGACGGTGGTTCGAGTGCCGATCGTGAGCTGATGCTCACCAAAGCCAATCTTCATCAACGACCGGCACCTCCTCGCGCCAGTTTCAAGGCTCCATCCACCAAGAAACGTGAGGATCTGAGCGAACAACCCTCTTTGATGATCAGCGGTTGGCAAGCGGAAGGCGCGCCAACTTTGCCAGCTGTTCACGTCATCCCCCATGAAGGTGGCACCAGGCTTTGGATTCATACACCCGCTGTGGCAGAACGCCTAAGTCCGGGAAATAGTTATGACCAGTGGCTTCTCAATCAGTCGGAAAGCCTCTGTCTTGGGGGGCACTGGGTACCACTACTTAGTTCTGCTCTTGCAAAGGCCTCGTCCTTTTCTGTCGGCGATGTGCAAGACGCTGTTTCATTGCGTCTTGATATTGATGTCGATGGTGGATGGCGTGACTGGGAATTTTGCTTGAGTCGAGTTCGCCCAGTCGCTGAAGTAAATGCTGATGCCTTTCACGCTTTGGAATCTCGTAAACCAAAGTCCAGAGCTGTTCCTGCCGCTTTGAAGTCGATCAAAGACCAGATCGGTCAGCTAGAAACACTTATTTTTTGTGCAACAAAGTTGCATGAATCAGACCGAAAGGACGGTCGCATCGAATTGGATCTGAGACGCGCTCAATCTGATGATCTTGGTGATCTAAACCGTGTGTCGCCCGACGGGGATGGTCAGAATTGGTCGACGCCATTGAACACCAGTTGCCCTAATTCGGTTCTCTCCGTTCTCATCCGGCACGCTCATCGAGTCTGGGAAGAGCACAGCCGTCAGCTGGGTTTACCAGCAATACTTCTTGATGCACCACCTGCGGACGACGCCGCACTCAATGATGTTGCCAAGGCCGCTGTGGCGCTGGATGTGCCACTTGAGTTGGACGAAGACGGAGCACCAACACCGTCCGAACTTTCACTGGCCCTTGCCAACAGTGATTCGAGCCATGTCCTCAATCTGCAACTCAGACAGGCTTTGCCGGAGAGTCTTTATCGGGTCGCAATCATGAACAGGGAATCTGTTCCCGAACCCTCTGAAGAGGCCTCGATCGAGTCCAATGAAGATCAGGTGAATCATGAACCCGACAGCAACGACGCTGAGGGATCGAGCAACCAAGCTCTTCAACCCATTGCTCCATGGTGCTGCCCAACGCTGCATCAGGCAGATGTCATTAACCAACAGGTCCTTTGTTCACTGCTTAATGACGGTAAAGATCGACCAAATGTGCGCCAAAAGAACAAAGTAAAACTTGGTGAAAAGGGAGTTGCTGCCTCAATCAGCTGGCCTCTATTCACGGCGTCTCAAGAGCAGAAAATATTGGACATGATCCGCGAACGCACCGTGCAGAAGTTGAATTCGCGTCGTCGCCAAGTTGAGGAGC
Above is a window of Synechococcus sp. BIOS-U3-1 DNA encoding:
- a CDS encoding RNB domain-containing ribonuclease, producing the protein MKFTVADLLDQVPDEGSLEIAKLEKILRLTNRSEKQSLGLAVQGLTKLGILDLTSDGTLCRGSADDLVEARLRCSSKGFCFAIRDDGGDDIYIRDHQLNHAWNGDRVLVRLTREGGRRRSPEGGVQCILERTTTSLLAAVEQQEERVIAVPLDDRLLASIELCTEDATHAEKPVGMAVAEVVLDRYPIAQFPARGHVARSLPLDGGSSADRELMLTKANLHQRPAPPRASFKAPSTKKREDLSEQPSLMISGWQAEGAPTLPAVHVIPHEGGTRLWIHTPAVAERLSPGNSYDQWLLNQSESLCLGGHWVPLLSSALAKASSFSVGDVQDAVSLRLDIDVDGGWRDWEFCLSRVRPVAEVNADAFHALESRKPKSRAVPAALKSIKDQIGQLETLIFCATKLHESDRKDGRIELDLRRAQSDDLGDLNRVSPDGDGQNWSTPLNTSCPNSVLSVLIRHAHRVWEEHSRQLGLPAILLDAPPADDAALNDVAKAAVALDVPLELDEDGAPTPSELSLALANSDSSHVLNLQLRQALPESLYRVAIMNRESVPEPSEEASIESNEDQVNHEPDSNDAEGSSNQALQPIAPWCCPTLHQADVINQQVLCSLLNDGKDRPNVRQKNKVKLGEKGVAASISWPLFTASQEQKILDMIRERTVQKLNSRRRQVEELKRDVLAMTKARSAEPMLDQQQTGVISGVQSYGFFVEIAPSMVEGLVHVSSLNDDWYEYRSRQNRLVGRRSRRVYQLGDAVEVKVLKVDVLRNQIDLEVVPASAPVSDDPLPVAVSEE
- a CDS encoding TMEM165/GDT1 family protein, translated to MTESGTTQRPGFTTVLLTTFTTVFLAELGDKTQLATLLLSAQSGQPWLVFGGAALALICSSLVGVLVGRWLSTVMQPERLEQMAGLLMLGLGLWLGSQALQSLISTSPL
- a CDS encoding TMEM165/GDT1 family protein, giving the protein MNLTLLLSTFATVFLAELGDKTQLATVAISGTSNRPLAVFLGSSSALVLASLIGAIAGGSLTGVIPADWLQLMASLGFLAIGLKLLWPLLSGAETTAAADD